From a region of the Malania oleifera isolate guangnan ecotype guangnan chromosome 12, ASM2987363v1, whole genome shotgun sequence genome:
- the LOC131143722 gene encoding uncharacterized protein LOC131143722 codes for MYRSVAAATTRGGLPTDSVDYVVGLDQVPRWGDAEHRSSLEYEIEDHAFPNSYFPDPLTTSSGAESGGSGMVSRFPVDHEINSKIYLWRGNPWNLEVDAVVNSTNENLDESHSSPGLHAAAGPGLAEECAMLGGCRTGMAKVTNAYDLPARRVIHTVGPKYAVKYHTAAENALSHCYRSCLELLIENRLRSIAMGCIYTEAKNYPREPAAHVAIRTVRRLLEKQKDKVTAVVFCTTSSSDTEIYKRLLPLYFPRDKHEEEVAISKLPADVGDENGETTIDERKIRIKPLPKKNMPKPPQDPVDLPISDVGLVRRNSSYLDSYLDPAFMSLIKDPDQRRKEQWEKTAEAQRGWNCAKMLGFGNLGGPPLSAAEEYSLHSRYLAKANSLNLSEIAEMKIVYRGGVDSEGRPVMVVVGAHFLLRCLDLERFVLYVVKEFEPLIQKPYSIVYFHSAASLQLQPDLGWMKRLQQILGRKHQRNLHAIYVLHPTFGLRTAIFGLQLFVDSVVWKKVVYVDRLVQLFKYVPREQLTIPDFVFQHDLEVNGGKGLIVDPRTKYVYHRP; via the exons ATGTACCGGTCTGTGGCTGCAGCCACGACCCGGGGTGGGTTACCTACTGACAGTGTGGACTATGTTGTGGGACTGGATCAAGTGCCACGCTGGGGTGATGCAGAACATAGGTCTTCTTTGGAATATGAGATTGAAGATCATGCATTTCCAAACTCATACTTCCCTGATCCACTCACGACATCTTCTGGAGCAGAGAGTGGTGGCAGTGGGATGGTGTCAAGGTTTCCAGTTGACCATGAGATTAACTCGAAGATATATTTGTGGAGGGGGAATCCTTGGAATCTTGAGGTAGATGCTGTTGTTAACTCTACAAATGAG AACTTGGATGAGTCACACAGCAGCCCCGGCTTGCATGCTGCAGCTGGACCTGGTCTTGCAGAGGAATGTGCAATGCTG GGCGGATGTCGAACAGGAATGGCAAAAGTTACTAATGCATATGATCTTCCAGCAAG GAGGGTTATCCATACTGTTGGTCCCAAGTATGCTGTAAAATATCACACTGCAGCTGAGAATGCTCTGAGTCACTGCTATCGATCTTGCCTTGAACTCCTCATTGAAAATCGTCTTCGAAG CATTGCTATGGGCTGTATATACACAGAGGCCAAAAATTATCCTCGTGAACCAGCTGCACATGTGGCTATAC GGACTGTGCGACGATTACTTGAAAAGCAGAAAGATAAAGTCACAGCTGTTGTTTTTTGTACCACATCATCATCTGATACTGAGATATATAAGAG ATTACTTCCACTTTATTTTCCTCGGGATAAACATGAAGAGGAGGTGGCCATATCAAAGCTTCCTGCGGATGTTGGAGATGAAAATGGTGAAACAACTATAGATGAACGTAAAATCAGAATAAAGCCTTTGCCCAAGAAAAATATGCCTAAACCTCCCCAAGATCCTGTTGATCTTCCTATCAGTGATGTTGGGTTGGTAAGACG GAATTCATCATATTTGGATTCATATTTGGATCCTGCTTTCATGTCTTTAATTAAAGATCCCGATCAAAGACGCAAGGAACAATGGGAAAAAACTGCTGAAGCCCAGCGTGGGTGGAATTGTGCTAAAATGCTTGGATTTGGTAATCTTGGTGGCCCTCCTTTGTCTGCTGCTGAAGAATATTCACTTCATTCTAGATATCTTGCCAAAGCAAATTCACTTAATCTCTCTGAAATTGCTGAAATGAAAATTGT TTATCGTGGGGGTGTAGACAGTGAAGGGCGTCCTGTAATGGTGGTTGTGGGAGCACATTTTCTACTGCGGTGTTTGGATCTTGAGCGTTTTGTGCTCTATGTAGTAAAG GAGTTTGAGCCCTTGATACAGAAGCCTTATAGTATTGTTTACTTCCATTCTGCAGCGTCTTTACAGCT TCAACCAGATTTGGGATGGATGAAGAGATTACAACAGATACTTGGTCGGAAACACCAGCGCAACCTGCAT GCAATATATGTTCTTCACCCTACTTTTGGACTGAGGACTGCAATTTTCGGCCTGCAACTGTTTGTAGATAGTGTG GTGTGGAAGAAAGTGGTCTACGTCGATCGGCTAGTGCAACTGTTCAAATATGTTCCCCGCGAGCAGTTGACCATCCCGGATTTTGTATTCCA GCACGATTTAGAAGTGAATGGGGGAAAGGGTCTAATTGTGGACCCAAGAACGAAATATGTTTATCATCGACCATAG